From the Cyanobium sp. M30B3 genome, the window ACACGCCCTCGACTTCTGGATCTCATCGGAGGATCTGCCCGACCCGGACAACCGGGTGACGGTGGACGCCGAGGGGCGCATCCAGCTGAGCTACACCGCCAACAACCAGAGCGCCTCCAATCATCTGGTGAAGCGGCTCACCGCCATGCTCGACCGGCTCTATCTGCGCAACCACCTGGTGGAGCGCCAGATCTACATCAAGAGCACGATGTCGATCGCCGCGGTGGGGCACCAGGCGGGCACCTGCCGCTTCGGCAGCGATCCGGCCACCTCGGTGCTGGATCTCCACTGCAAGGCCCACGAGCTCGACAACCTCTACGTGGTGGACACCAGCTTCATGCCCACCATCGGCGCGGTGAATCCCTCGCTCACGGCGATTGCCAATGCCCTGCGGGTGGCGGAGCATCTGCGCGGGCGGTTCGGCCGGTAGTCGGCTGTTGGTGGGCCCTCAGGCTGCCGGAGGCTGATCCATCCAGGCCAGGTGCTCCAGGATCAGGGCCACCACGGTGCTGCGATGGCGCGGGGAGAAGGGGCCGCCGCGGCCGTTGTGGCCCATGCCGGCCACCACCTCCCGCTTCACCCGACCGGCGAAGCGGGCCTTGTTCCAGTTGGAGAGGGGCAGCAGGGAGGAGCGGCCGGGGAACAGCAGCGGTCCCAGGGCGGCCACCGGATCGCGGCTGCCCACCACCATGGCGATGCCGGCCACCTGGTCGAGCCGCTGGTTGCCGCTGAACACGCCGCAGCAGGTGAGGATCTGCACCGGGCAGCGGCAGAGCACCTGGAGAACGTCGGCCATGCCCATGGCCATCTCGCCGCCGCCGCTGTAGCCCAGCAGCACGATCCGCTGGCCACTGCCCTGGCGCAGGCCGGCCTCCACCAGCCGCCGCGCCACCTTCAGGGCCAGTTCGTAGTTGAGGATCGGCCCGTAGCGGCGGTCGGCGGAGATCCCCACCTTGATCACGTTGTTGGCCTGTACCAGGGCCGCGCAGATGGCGTTCACCAGCCGGTTGGGGTGGTGCTCCTGCAGGGCGAACAGCCGTCGCCAGAACCAGCGGCTACCGGCGTCGGCGGCCAGCTCCGCCGGGCTGATCGTGTAGGTCTGCACCCCTTCGATCAACGCGGTGCCGGCCGGCAGCCCGGCCGCCAGTTCCGCCAGCAGCGCCGCCACCCGCGGCGGATGTTCCTCCACGCTCTGGTGGATGCCGTCGAGATACACCACGAAGCGATCGGCCGGCGCCGGCTGCGATGCGGTGGCGGTGAAGGTGGCGGTGGAGGCGGCTCCCTCGGGCGGATCGCCCTGGGCGAACAGGCTGGCCGGATCGGGCAGCCCGCCCAGCCAGCCGTTCCAGAAGGCGTATTGCCCCGCCACCGAATAGATGCCCGTGATCGGCACCAGCAGGCCCACCAGCCAGGCCAGCAGCAGGGCCAGCTCCTGCAGGTCGTTGCTGCCCACCCGCCCGAACCGTTCCAGTCCGCCATGGACCAGGGCACCGGCCACCAGCACCCCGCCTACCAGCAGGCAGCCGCCGATGCTGATCCGCAGCAGGCGTCGCCCCAGGGCAAAGAAGCGGGCGGCCCGGCTGCTCATCGGCCCAGGGTGTCGGCCAGGCGCCGGTAGCCCCGCTGCCAGCCCTGGTAAAAGAGCGCGCTCACCAGCAGCAGGCCGAGGGCGTAGCCGGGGGTGGCCAGGGCCAGGGCCTGGCCCGCCGGCAGATCGAAGCGGGCCTGCAGCACGGCCACCACGTTCAGGTGAATCAGCACCCAGATGGTCACGGCGATCAGGTCGCTCACATAAGGCGCCGCCACCAGCACGTAGAGCACGCCGGGCAGCAGGGCGGCCCCCAGGCTCTCGAACAGCGCCCAGGGCTGCAGCGGACCCTGCACCACCACCGCCAGCAGGGCCATGTCCACCAGGGTGGCCAGCAGCAGGGCCACCGCCAGCACCAGGGCATCGAGCAGCAGCTGCACCACGATCTGGCGGGGGGTGAGCTGGTTGGCCACCAGGGCGAACAGGTGGGCCAGCGACATCGACAGCCCCACCAGCAGCAGGATCTCCCAGCCGCGATCGAACTGCAGGAGCCAATGGCCCAGCCCGGCCAGTGCCGCTTCCAGTTCAGCCACGCTCTTCAGCCACCCGCTTCAGCCAAGCAGATCACTGCTCAGTCGAGCGCCAGGTCGAGCAGATCGGCGATCAACAGGTTGTCGAGGGAGAACAGGCCGCCTCCGCAGCCGATCAGCACCAGGCACATCACCACATACATCGCCGCCTTCTCCCAGCTGGGGGGGTCCCCCACCCCCATCGGCCCGGCGTAGTCGCCTGCTGGGATCTGGTAGGGGTCGGGGGCGATGAAGGGAAAGCCGGAGCGGATCTCCAGCACCATGGCGTAGGCCATCGACACCAGGATCGCCAGGGCGGCCAGGGGGGTGAGCAGGCCGGGCAGCAGGGCGATGCCAGCGCCGAACATCGAGGCGGCGGAGAGGAAGCACAGCCAGCGGGGGGTGTTCAGGGCGGTGGCCCAGGTGTCCAGGTTGCGCAGCTTGGGCCAGCCATGGCGGATGAAGCACACGCCCAGGAACAGGCGCAGGAGCAGCAGGGCCGCCTGGGCGGCGGTTGAGGGGGCAGCCGGCACCAGCAGCTCCACCACCGTGATCTCCATGGGGCCCAGCCGGATCTGCCCTGCAACGTAGGCAGCAGGCCCCGCTCTGGCCACCATGGGCGGGTGACCCCACACCCGTGGCCGGCCATGACCGATCCCCATCCGGCCCTCGCCGCCGGCAGCAGCGCGCCCCTGGGCGCGACGCTCCGGCAGGGTGGGGTGAATTTCAGCATCCATGCACGCCAGCACGAGCGCGTGGAGCTCTGTCTGTTCCAGGGGGTCGACGATCCCGAGCCGGCCGCGGTGATCCCCTTCGCCGGCGAGCGCCACCACAGCGGCTCCTACTGGCATGGCTGGCTGGCGGGGGTGGAGCCGGGCCAGCTCTACGGCTATCGCCTCCCCAGCGATCCCGACTGCCTGCTGCTCGATCCCTACGCCCTGGCGGTGGCGGTGCCGCAGGGCTACGGCCGGCAGCGGGGCCAGCGCCGCCAGGGTGCGCCTGGCGCGGGGGGTGGCTGGGCCGGCGCGATCAAGAGTGTGGTGGCCGACCCCAGCCGCTACGACTGGCAGGGCGATCGGCCCCTGCGCCGGCCCGCCCGCGAGACGGTGATCTACGAGCTGCACCTGCGCGGCTTCACGGCCGATCCCAGTTCCGGCGTGCCCCGGGAGCGGGCCGGCACCTACGCCGGGCTGATCGAGAAGATCCCCTACCTGCAGCAGCTGGGCATCACCGCCGTGGAGCTGCTGCCGGTGTTCGCCTTCGATGCCCAGGCGGCACCGCCAGGGCTGAGCAACCACTGGGGCTACCAGCCCATCAGCGTGCTGGCTCCCCACCCGGGCTATGCCGCCGGCAGCGATCCGCTGGCGGCCCTCGATCAGTTCCGCGATCTGGTGAAGGCCCTGCACCGCGCCGGCATCGAAGTGATCCTCGATGTGGTGTTCAACCACACCGCCGAGGGCTCGATGGCCGGCCCGGGGCCGGGACCCACCCTCTCCTACCGGGGGCTGGCCCCCCGCGACTACTACCTGCTGCAGAGCGATGGCGGCGGCGGCCTGGCTGATCTGGACGTGACCGGCTGCGGCAACACCCTCAACGCCAACAACCCGGTGGTGCGCCGCCTGATCCGCCACAGCCTGCGCCACTGGGTGGAGCACATGCACGTGGATGGCTTCCGCTTCGATCTGGCCGCCGTGCTCTCCCGCGATGAGGAGGGCAACCCCGAGCCGCGGCCGCCGATCCTGCTGGATCTCGACAGCGATCCTGTGCTGGCCGGCACCAAGCTGATCGCCGAGGCCTGGGATGCCGCCGGCCTCTACGAGGTGGGCAGCTTCGTGGGCGAGCGCTGGCAGGAGTGGAACGGCCGCTTTCGCGACGACCTGCGCCACTTCCTCAAGGGCGATGCGGGCTTTGCCTGGGCGGCGGCCCAGCGCCTGATCGGCAGCCCGGATGTGTACGGGCAGCGCGGCCGGGAGGCGGAGCTGAGCGTGAACTTCATCACCTGCCACGACGGCTTCACCCTGGCCGACTGGGTGAGCTACGACAGCAAGCACAACGGGGCCAACGGCGAGGACAACCGCGATGGCTCCGATGACAACGCCAGCTGGAACTGCGGGGTGGAGGGTCCCACGCAGGATCCGGAGGTGCTGGCCCTGCGCAGCAGGCAGATGCGCAACGCCCTCTGCCTGCTGCTGCTTTCCGCCGGCACGCCGATGCTGGCCATGGGCGATGAGGTGGGCCGCAGCCAGCGGGGCAACAACAACGCCTACTGCCAGGACAATCCGCTCAGCTGGTTCGACTGGACGCTGGTGGAGCGCCAGGCCGACCTGCTGCGCTTCACCCGCACCCTGAACGCCTTCCGCCAGCGGCGGGATGTGGTGCTCGATCACGACAACCTCTCCCTGGCCGAACTGCTGCACCGCTGTGCGCTGGAATGGCACGGCGTGGAGCCCTTCCAGCCCGACTGGGGGCCCGATTCCCATTCCCTGGCTGT encodes:
- a CDS encoding glycogen-debranching protein, encoding MTDPHPALAAGSSAPLGATLRQGGVNFSIHARQHERVELCLFQGVDDPEPAAVIPFAGERHHSGSYWHGWLAGVEPGQLYGYRLPSDPDCLLLDPYALAVAVPQGYGRQRGQRRQGAPGAGGGWAGAIKSVVADPSRYDWQGDRPLRRPARETVIYELHLRGFTADPSSGVPRERAGTYAGLIEKIPYLQQLGITAVELLPVFAFDAQAAPPGLSNHWGYQPISVLAPHPGYAAGSDPLAALDQFRDLVKALHRAGIEVILDVVFNHTAEGSMAGPGPGPTLSYRGLAPRDYYLLQSDGGGGLADLDVTGCGNTLNANNPVVRRLIRHSLRHWVEHMHVDGFRFDLAAVLSRDEEGNPEPRPPILLDLDSDPVLAGTKLIAEAWDAAGLYEVGSFVGERWQEWNGRFRDDLRHFLKGDAGFAWAAAQRLIGSPDVYGQRGREAELSVNFITCHDGFTLADWVSYDSKHNGANGEDNRDGSDDNASWNCGVEGPTQDPEVLALRSRQMRNALCLLLLSAGTPMLAMGDEVGRSQRGNNNAYCQDNPLSWFDWTLVERQADLLRFTRTLNAFRQRRDVVLDHDNLSLAELLHRCALEWHGVEPFQPDWGPDSHSLAVGYTSVGHRFRLHLMVNAWWQPLRFALPSTGLADGRWHRWIDTALPSPDDIVAWGDTPPLADHAYAVQPRSVVALLGRVAEAS
- a CDS encoding DoxX family membrane protein; protein product: MEITVVELLVPAAPSTAAQAALLLLRLFLGVCFIRHGWPKLRNLDTWATALNTPRWLCFLSAASMFGAGIALLPGLLTPLAALAILVSMAYAMVLEIRSGFPFIAPDPYQIPAGDYAGPMGVGDPPSWEKAAMYVVMCLVLIGCGGGLFSLDNLLIADLLDLALD
- a CDS encoding alpha/beta hydrolase; this translates as MGRRLLRISIGGCLLVGGVLVAGALVHGGLERFGRVGSNDLQELALLLAWLVGLLVPITGIYSVAGQYAFWNGWLGGLPDPASLFAQGDPPEGAASTATFTATASQPAPADRFVVYLDGIHQSVEEHPPRVAALLAELAAGLPAGTALIEGVQTYTISPAELAADAGSRWFWRRLFALQEHHPNRLVNAICAALVQANNVIKVGISADRRYGPILNYELALKVARRLVEAGLRQGSGQRIVLLGYSGGGEMAMGMADVLQVLCRCPVQILTCCGVFSGNQRLDQVAGIAMVVGSRDPVAALGPLLFPGRSSLLPLSNWNKARFAGRVKREVVAGMGHNGRGGPFSPRHRSTVVALILEHLAWMDQPPAA